The following proteins come from a genomic window of Myroides odoratus DSM 2801:
- a CDS encoding inorganic diphosphatase, with the protein MSTFETFDAFVEIPAGSRNKYEYDFDLKRLRFDRLLYSNMRYPADYGFIPETLALDGDPLDVLVLFTEPSLPGMVVEVKPIGIFYMADDKGQDEKILCVPVSDPLMNKLNDIDDVNEHFKKEVEHFFKVYKDLENKTVTTNGFGDKAAAVKMIQECTARFNNLENKAEGLFSIRY; encoded by the coding sequence ATGAGTACATTCGAAACTTTTGATGCCTTCGTTGAGATTCCAGCAGGTAGTAGAAATAAATACGAATATGATTTTGATTTAAAACGATTGAGATTTGATCGTTTACTTTACTCAAACATGAGATATCCAGCTGACTACGGTTTTATTCCTGAAACGTTAGCTTTAGATGGAGATCCACTAGACGTACTAGTATTATTTACTGAACCATCTCTTCCAGGAATGGTTGTTGAAGTAAAGCCTATTGGTATTTTTTACATGGCTGATGACAAAGGACAAGATGAGAAAATTCTTTGTGTTCCTGTTTCTGATCCATTGATGAATAAATTAAACGACATCGACGATGTGAATGAACACTTCAAAAAAGAAGTAGAACATTTCTTCAAAGTTTACAAAGACTTAGAAAACAAAACAGTTACTACAAATGGTTTTGGAGATAAAGCTGCTGCTGTAAAAATGATTCAAGAATGTACAGCGCGTTTTAATAACTTAGAAAACAAAGCAGAAGGTTTATTCAGCATTCGTTACTAA